The window ATCCACTTGCCTGCGTTCACTAGCTGCAAACACAGAGTTCGAAAATCCGACCCTATCAGAAATTAGGTAGCCGAGCAAACAGGCGCGCATTCCTTTCTATCCCTGTAGGGCCTCTAACTTAGTAGATATCGCCCCCTCTATATAGTCCCTAAGCGCTGGAATTCGCACCGACGTTAAAACCTCACTGGCAAAGGCATGTACCAGGAAGTTTCTGGCTGTCTCGCGATCGATACCACGCGAGCGAAGGTAAAAAAGAGCCTCCGCATCGAGCTGCCCTATGGTTGCCCCGTGGGTGCATTTGACATCATCGGCCCAGATCTTTAACTGCGGGCGGGTTTCGATGCTCGCTGTTGGCGAGAGCAATAACGTCTGGTTAGACTGAAAAGCATTGGTCTTTTGTGCGATCTGGTCCACGGTAATTGTACCTGAGAAAACCCCGCGGCTCTGATCGGCGTAGATCCCCTTAAAATGCTCCCTGCTTTCAGAAGCTGGCTCGATATGGTGAATTAAAGTCGAGTTATCAACGTGCTGTTTGTTCGCAAGAACTGAGAGTCCATTCAGCACCGCCTGAGTTGCGCTACCGTTAAGACGCACGCTCACGTTATTACGCACCATTGCCCCACCAAGCGAGATGATATGAGTGCGAACCGTTGAATCGCGCCCCTGCTCTATCGTTGTGTCAGAGATCTGATAGGCCGATAAAGATTCATCCTGAAACTTGTAGCAATCAACAACTGCTCCCTGCGCTGCCCTGATCTCCGCAACCGGTAGAGAGAGATAACACTTAGCAGCATTGCTAACGAACGACTCGATGACAGTTACCTGCGACGACTCCTGCGCATCAAGAAACAAACGTGGCGTTATAACCTTTGATTCAGCAGCAGCGGTTACGACATTAATAATATGAAATGGAATCTCTACCGCCACTCCACGCGCCACACCGATACAGATACCATCATTAAGCAAAGCCGTTGCAAGGGCCGTAAATGCCTCCTGCGTATGAGCACCAAGCGCACCAACTGCTACAGGCTCTCCTGATTGAATACGCGTTACCGTTACACCCTGCGGCAAAGTTGTTGTTGAGGACAACGTTGCTGAGAACTCCCCATCTACAAACACTATCTGATAGCTCTTAAGCCCAGGGATCTGAAACGCCGCAAGCTGCTCCTGTGTGAAGAGAGCGGGGGTTGTTGTCGGCAGAGAGAAGCTACCGTTTGCGATATCCGCCGGATTTGTGTACTTCCAGGCCTCAATACGGGGTGAGGGAAAGAGCACCTTATTCCATACAACAACTGCCTCCTGGGCGATCTTCTGTACTGCAACAGAGAGCTTGGCCGCTTGGCGCCCCTTAGCTTCGAGCAAGGCAAGATTTACCCAACGTGATTGAGCCTCTACGATCGGAGTTTTTATAGCGGTAACGTTCATGAATTGCCTTATGCCGCTACTGATGAATCTTTAAATGCGGAGTAACCCTGGCTCTCAAGTTTGAGAGCTAATTCCCTACCACCAGACTGCACGATGCGACCATCGATCATAACGTGCACAACGTCAGGAACGATGTAGTTTAAGAGTCTCTGATAGTGAGTAATAACGAGCATTCCGTTCTCTTTCGTGCGCAGTCGATTAACCCCCGCCGCAACTACCTGCAGGGCATCGATATCGAGGCCTGAATCGGTCTCATCTAAGATCGCTAGCTTTGGCTCAAGCACAGCCATCTGTAAAATCTCGTTACGCTTCTTCTCGCCGCCTGAGAAGCCCTCGTTAACGGCGCGCTTTAGCATTACTTCATCAAGCTCTAGCAACTTAGCCTTATCCTTAATAAAGGTCGCAAAATCACGCACCGAGATAGCCGGTAGCCCCCTGTGCTCACGCACTGAATTAAGCGCGGTCCTTAAGAAATAGGTGGTAAGCACACCTGGGAGCTCCACCGGGTACTGGAACGCAAGGAAGAGCCCCTCACGCGCCCGAACCTCGGGATCTAGCTCAAGCAGATCCTTGTCGTTAAACGAGACGCTACCCTGTGTTACCTCGTAGCCATCCTTGCCCCCTAGAATATTAGCGAGGGTGCTCTTGCCTGAGCCGTTCACCCCCATAATAGCATGCACCTCACCCGGCTTAATCTCTAGATTAATCCCCTTGAGGATCTCCCGTCCATCACCCTCAATACGCGCACACAGATCTGTAATCTTTAATAAACTCATACTTCCCTTTCTTTATCCCACACTGCCTTCGAGACTAATTTCTAACAATCGCCGCGCTTCAATCGCGAACTCCATCGGCAATTCATTGAGCACCTCTTTACAGAAGCCGTGCACTATCATCGAAACGGCATCCTCTGTAGAGATCCCTCTCTGATTGCAATAGAAGATCTGATCCTCTCCGATCTTTGAGGTCGAGGCCTCGTGCTCTACCGTAGCGCTTGGGTTCTTTACCTCAATGTACGGAAAGGTATGCGCGCCGCAATTATTTCCCATCAACATCGAGTCGCACTGCGAGAAGTTACGAGCCCCATCAGCGCTCTTCATCATCTTTACCAGCCCGCGGTATGCATTCTGGCTCTGACCAGCCGAGATACCCTTCGAGATGATCGTGCTCTTGGTGTTCTTACCGATATGGATCATCTTGGTGCCGGTATCGGCCTGCTGCTTGTTATTGGTAATAGCAACTGAGTAAAACTCACCAACCGAGTTGTCCCCCTTTAAGATACAACTTGGATACTTCCAGGTGATTGCAGAGCCGGTCTCGATCTGTGTCCAGGAGATCTTAGCGTTTTCGCCAGCACACAATCCGCGCTTGGTAACGAAGTTGTAAATGCCCCCCTTGCCATCCTTATCACCAGGATACCAATTCTGGATCGTTGAGTACTTAATCTGCGCATTACCCAGCGCTACGAGCTCTACAACGGCGGCGTGCAATTGATTTTCATCTCGCATCGGAGCTGTGCAGCCCTCCATGTAGCTTACGTAGCTACCCTCATCGGCGATAATAAGCGTTCGTTCAAACTGCCCAGTTTTTGCGGCATTTATGCGAAAATATGTCGACAACTCAAGTGGGCAACGAACCCCCTTTGGAATGTAGCAAAAGGAACCATCGGTAAAGACCGCT is drawn from Pseudomonadota bacterium and contains these coding sequences:
- the sufD gene encoding Fe-S cluster assembly protein SufD — encoded protein: MNVTAIKTPIVEAQSRWVNLALLEAKGRQAAKLSVAVQKIAQEAVVVWNKVLFPSPRIEAWKYTNPADIANGSFSLPTTTPALFTQEQLAAFQIPGLKSYQIVFVDGEFSATLSSTTTLPQGVTVTRIQSGEPVAVGALGAHTQEAFTALATALLNDGICIGVARGVAVEIPFHIINVVTAAAESKVITPRLFLDAQESSQVTVIESFVSNAAKCYLSLPVAEIRAAQGAVVDCYKFQDESLSAYQISDTTIEQGRDSTVRTHIISLGGAMVRNNVSVRLNGSATQAVLNGLSVLANKQHVDNSTLIHHIEPASESREHFKGIYADQSRGVFSGTITVDQIAQKTNAFQSNQTLLLSPTASIETRPQLKIWADDVKCTHGATIGQLDAEALFYLRSRGIDRETARNFLVHAFASEVLTSVRIPALRDYIEGAISTKLEALQG
- the sufC gene encoding Fe-S cluster assembly ATPase SufC; the encoded protein is MSLLKITDLCARIEGDGREILKGINLEIKPGEVHAIMGVNGSGKSTLANILGGKDGYEVTQGSVSFNDKDLLELDPEVRAREGLFLAFQYPVELPGVLTTYFLRTALNSVREHRGLPAISVRDFATFIKDKAKLLELDEVMLKRAVNEGFSGGEKKRNEILQMAVLEPKLAILDETDSGLDIDALQVVAAGVNRLRTKENGMLVITHYQRLLNYIVPDVVHVMIDGRIVQSGGRELALKLESQGYSAFKDSSVAA
- the sufB gene encoding Fe-S cluster assembly protein SufB is translated as MSTDILDDFTSREYKYGFYTDIEADEAPPGLSEDTITFISKKKGEPEWMLEWRLKGYRRWCEMSEPHWAFVNYPPIDYKSIIYYSAPKRKAELTSLDQVDPELLKTYEKLGIPLSEQKALSGVAVDAIFDSVSVVTTFKKELEAVGVIFCSMSEAIQNHPELVKKYLGTVVPHSDNFFAALNSAVFTDGSFCYIPKGVRCPLELSTYFRINAAKTGQFERTLIIADEGSYVSYMEGCTAPMRDENQLHAAVVELVALGNAQIKYSTIQNWYPGDKDGKGGIYNFVTKRGLCAGENAKISWTQIETGSAITWKYPSCILKGDNSVGEFYSVAITNNKQQADTGTKMIHIGKNTKSTIISKGISAGQSQNAYRGLVKMMKSADGARNFSQCDSMLMGNNCGAHTFPYIEVKNPSATVEHEASTSKIGEDQIFYCNQRGISTEDAVSMIVHGFCKEVLNELPMEFAIEARRLLEISLEGSVG